In one Streptomyces sp. NBC_01288 genomic region, the following are encoded:
- a CDS encoding glutamine amidotransferase: MCGIVGLHLREPSLEPRLGELLAAMLGQVVERGPDSAGVAVYGDMRLSPPGRAVVSLLGVTPEQASTALPRAGVVAADAATVVHAESPVAELLAAIATALPQATAIGSGEGFAVLKGTGNPVQLAESFGLAGVTGYQGVGHTRMATESAVTPEGAHPFSVGPGQCLVHNGSFANHATIRRELQAQGVEFDSENDSEVGARFVAHHLARGTDLEKALRLLCERFDGFYTLLVSTTDSFAVVRDAIACKPALVAETDAWVAMASEYRALDVLPGIENARIFEPEPEEVYVWQR; encoded by the coding sequence CCCGGCTCGGCGAACTGCTCGCCGCCATGCTGGGCCAAGTCGTGGAACGCGGCCCGGACTCGGCGGGCGTAGCGGTCTACGGCGACATGCGGCTGTCACCGCCCGGGCGCGCTGTCGTCTCGCTGCTGGGAGTGACCCCGGAGCAGGCGTCAACGGCCTTGCCGCGTGCGGGGGTTGTCGCCGCCGATGCCGCGACGGTCGTCCACGCGGAGTCGCCGGTCGCCGAGTTGCTCGCCGCCATCGCGACCGCGCTGCCGCAAGCCACCGCCATCGGCTCGGGGGAGGGTTTCGCCGTGCTCAAGGGCACCGGAAATCCCGTCCAGTTGGCGGAGTCGTTCGGGCTCGCCGGAGTGACCGGCTACCAAGGCGTCGGCCATACCCGGATGGCCACGGAATCGGCCGTCACTCCCGAGGGCGCGCACCCCTTCTCCGTCGGCCCCGGCCAATGCCTGGTCCACAACGGGTCGTTCGCCAACCACGCCACCATCCGACGCGAACTCCAGGCCCAGGGAGTGGAGTTCGACAGCGAGAACGACTCCGAGGTCGGCGCCCGCTTCGTCGCCCACCACCTCGCCCGCGGCACCGACCTGGAGAAGGCGTTGCGGCTGCTGTGCGAGCGGTTCGACGGTTTCTACACGCTGTTGGTCTCCACCACCGACTCCTTCGCGGTCGTCCGCGACGCCATCGCCTGCAAGCCCGCACTGGTCGCCGAGACCGATGCCTGGGTGGCGATGGCCTCCGAGTACCGCGCCCTGGACGTCCTGCCGGGCATCGAGAACGCCCGCATCTTCGAACCCGAGCCGGAAGAGGTGTACGTATGGCAGCGCTGA
- a CDS encoding glutamate synthase has translation MAALTGAEVADLAATTVRELNQALHAPEPAPAWRVLNPRGAHSVACGLRDEVTIDIEGHVGYYCAGMNQRATVTVHGNAGVGVAENMMSGTVRVRGDASQSAGATAHGGLLVIEGNAAARCGISMKGVDIVVGGNVGHMSAFMGQAGRLVVCGDAGDALGDSLYEARIYVKGTVKSLGADCVEKEMRDEHLTELAELLKAAEFDEDPADFRRYGSARQLYHFKVDNSTAY, from the coding sequence ATGGCAGCGCTGACCGGGGCGGAGGTCGCCGACCTCGCGGCCACCACCGTCCGCGAACTCAACCAGGCGCTCCACGCACCTGAACCGGCTCCGGCCTGGCGGGTGTTGAACCCCCGAGGTGCTCACAGCGTCGCCTGCGGACTCAGGGACGAGGTGACCATCGATATCGAAGGCCACGTCGGCTACTACTGCGCCGGCATGAACCAGCGCGCCACGGTCACCGTGCACGGCAACGCCGGAGTCGGTGTCGCCGAGAACATGATGTCCGGCACGGTCAGGGTGCGCGGCGACGCCTCCCAGTCCGCCGGGGCCACCGCACACGGCGGTCTGTTGGTGATCGAGGGCAACGCGGCGGCCCGGTGCGGGATTTCGATGAAGGGCGTGGACATCGTCGTCGGCGGGAACGTCGGCCACATGAGCGCGTTCATGGGACAGGCGGGACGGCTGGTGGTCTGCGGCGACGCGGGTGACGCCCTGGGCGACTCCCTCTACGAGGCCCGGATCTACGTCAAGGGCACGGTCAAGTCCCTCGGCGCGGACTGCGTCGAGAAGGAGATGCGGGACGAACACCTCACGGAACTCGCGGAGTTGCTGAAGGCGGCGGAGTTCGACGAGGACCCGGCCGACTTCCGCCGCTACGGCTCGGCCCGACAGCTGTACCACTTCAAGGTCGACAACTCGACGGCGTACTGA